In the Moraxella osloensis genome, GCCGATTTGAAAGGCTTCATGCGGTTGAAAACTTGCCCGCATACCGATGAGCTTTGCATCAGGCACTGCCTGATAATCTTGTAATTGACCAGCAGTAATTTGGTAATTAAAATTACCCAATTTTGATAACACAGGAAAATTAATAGGAGTATTATTGGCGCGCTGCATTAAAAAGCCCGTGACAGGTCTAGCCGCATCACTGCGAATTAAACTGCCATCAACCCCGTTGCCCCACCATACAGGAATACTACCAAAGGCAATGCGATGATTGCCTAATTTGGTACCGATGTAGCTGCCATCGAGATTAGATGTCTTGCTAGGCTCATCATCATCGACATTTAAGGTGCCTTGAATTTTATAATCAATGTTATCACCTACATAGCTATGAGAAAAACTAACACCCAAAGGCGTCACCGTATTGCCTTCTGTATTAAATCCGCTAAACACCGCGCGCTCGTCACCATTCACGTTGCTCACTATTTGTAGCTTAGATACATCGTTGGCTTCAAGCTTTTGTTTAACTTGATTCAATAATAGTTTGTCATTGTCTGATTTGGGCTGCGCTTGACTCAAGGCTGTCTCTATGGCTTCTGAACTAATCGGCCAGGTTGATATATCAACATTTAGCACACCATTGAGTTTCAAAACCTCAAGTGTTTGACGTAGATCACTATCAATTTGAACTAATTGATCTGCATGTGCAGAAAAGCTACACAATAGCGCAACGCTAATTGCTAAAGGCAGCTTAAGAAATTTTATATTGTTTAACTGCATCCCCACTTCCTTTACCCAAAGCTGTTTTCATAATATAGCCAAAATATTTTTTTAGTGATAAAGTCTTGATCATTTCTTTATCTGTTTCGGCTAGTAATTTAGGCGTTGACATATCAATATTATTGATTTGTGCTAAACCCGTGATTCCCGGTAGAACCTCATATATACCTAGTTTGTCTCGCTCTGCAATCAGCTCTTGTTGATTAAATAGATTAGGTCTTGGTCCGACAAAACTCATTTCTCCTTTAAGCACGTTAATCAGCTGTGGCAACTCATCCAATTTTGTTTTACGTAAAAATTTCCCTAAAGGTGTAATGGCCGAACTGTCTACTAGATGGCTAGCAACTGACTTAGTTGCTATTTTCATGGTGCGAAATTTTATAAGTTTGAAAGGTGTTTTATTTTTACCCACTCTTTCTTGAATAAACAACGGTGAACCTGTGTCAAAATACCCAATCACTAATACGATAATTAATAGCGGTAAAGTGACAATGAGTCCAATTAATGCAAATAAAAAATCCAAAACTCGAATCATAGTATAGCCCTATTTATCAAAACTTTTAATCGTCTTGGTTAGCCCTTGTTCGACGGTCAATGGCAATGTGTCAATACCAAGCGATTGCTTGATTTTTTGATTGGATACCACATAACTTTCTGTAAGTTTTTGCAGTCGCTCAGTGTTTAAGGGTAGGTGAGCTTTGTCACCAATCTTTGCCATTTGGCTGATGGCAAATTTTGGAATCTTTAACAATCTAGGTTTTTTGTTAATAGATTCGGCGATAAGGCTGATTAATCCGTTGGTAGACATGGGTTTATCATCTGCTATGTTATAAATTCCTGAAGGGATTTTTGGATGATTTAATATTTCATAAACCACATAATTTAAGTTGTCTATACTAATGAAAGAACGGCGATTTTCATAGGCGGCTAATATCCAAGGCACATTATATTTTACAACTTGATATAGTAGATTAAGGTTTCCTTTATTTCCTTCACCATGAATCATACAGGGACGGATAATTATCAAGCGTTTATTGGACGGTAGTTGCTTTGAAAGCAAATAGGTTTCTGCTTTAAGCTTAGATTTACCATAAGCAGTTTGGGGATTTGCTTTGCTATCTTCGGTTAATGTACCTTCAACGCTGTCAGCAGCCGCTTTGACGCTACTAAAAAAGATAAAATCTTTGATATCTGACTGTAAAAATTTATCAAATAAAGCAATCGTCAAATCGGTATTTACACGATAATACTCATTATCATCTGAGGAATTCTTGGTATCGTGAGCCTTACCTGCAAGATGAATAATCGCATCTGCGGTATTATCTAATTGATAATCGCCACTTCTCAATGATAAAGGTATGACTTTATTTGATTTACTAATAAGATGCTGCCTTAGATTTTTTCCTACAAAACCAGTTAAACCAGTAAATATAATTCTCATTTAAATTGTCCCAAAGATCTCTTATTGAGTGTCATTCTCTCTCTATCGAAAATCCAACCCCATTTATTATAATACTGTACTGTACTTTTTATATGTTCCTTAAATAATTTAAAGTTTTTGGCTGAAGCCTTTTCATGCTTATGTGTTATTTGGGCATTTGGATAATAAAGGGTACCAAACTTCTTAGCACATCGACGCGATAAGTCTACATCCTCCATATACATAAAAAACCTTTCATCGAAACCTCCTAGATTGATTAACGCTTGAGATTTAAACAACATAAAACACCCTGAAAGGTAAGGCGCAAAAATTGGCTTATCAATGTCAAAGTCTTTTAATAAGTATTTTTTGTCTAAAAATTCCCCTAATTTAGGTGAAAAGCGTCTTACAAATAAGTCAAGTGGAGATGGCAGTAATCGAGCTCCATATTGGTCTTCACCATTCTCATAAACAATCTTAGGTATAAATAACCCTTGATCTTGCTCTTTGACAAAATTTAAAAATTTAATAAACTCACTTTCTTCAAATTTTATATCAGGGTTGCAAATTAAAAAATATTGTGATTGACTTCCATACTTTCTTATTGCTAGATTATGACCAGAACCGAAACCATAATTTCCACCTGATTCCAAGTAATGAATTCGGGAATTACTTAATAAATTCGCCCAATTACAATCACTTGAATTATCTACTAACACAACTTTATCGATTGCTTTAATTCGAAGTAAACTTTCGATAGTAGGCATTACATCATTTTGTTCATGCTTATAAATTACAATTGAAGCAATAATCATATTAAGTATACTCAAACTATTTAAGATAAAGGATATTAGATTAAATCGTATAAATAAATAAATTTAAAAGCCAAATAATTACAAGAATCAGATTAAAATATAATATTTTTATTCTATCAAATACTATTAAAAATGGTGCAAAAAATAATGGTAACAAAAAAATATAGTATTTTGCATAAGAATAGTCAGGAAAGAGAAAAATAAAAAATAAGATTGTAGTAATTGCTGCTAGCAAGTAAAGTTTATCGATTTCCAAAAAACTATTTTTGGTTATAGATTTAAGTTTAATATAGCCAATAAGTAACGAAGGAAAAATTATGATGTATAAAGGAATAACTTTTATACCACTCGATGACATAAATATCCCCGAGATTAACGTAATAACTGGGCGAAAAATTTTTGGATATTCATCTATGAATAAATTTTCATTCTTATACTTCATAGCCTCAATTTTGTCACTTAAAGGGTTCAAATTTGGAATCTTATCAAGTATAGTACTACCGATAATGAATGCAAAAATGACTAACAATAAAGCCATAGCTATAATATATTGATTTCCCCACTTCTTTTGAATAAATTTGAAAAAATAAAATATACTAACAAAAGTAGCATAAACTGTCGCATTGCCTAAATCGATACCAGCAATAATAAACAATATAAAAGAAACAATAATCCATGACTCTAAAAATGCAATAAGAAAAACTGCTAAGGCCAATGTAAGCTGTTCTTTGGCTAAAATCCCTGATAAATAAATAAAGCTAGGAAAAATTATTGTTAACGAAATTGCGTCTAATCTATTTTCAAAACTTTGCTTAGATAGTTGTTTTATAGAAAAAGTATTACATATAATATAACTCAAATTTCTAAAGCATATCAGAAGTAAAATAGGACTATAAATAATTAAAGTAATGGATATTCTACTAAGTATTTGATAAAGGTTTTCACGACAATTTGTATAATCGATAGTAGCCCAGAGCGATGTCGGACTTGCATTAATGGAACAAGTATTAATATAGTTAAAACCATTCAAAGTATCATGAACATAATTATACGGAGAAAATGCAGTATATTGAGTATAAATAAGATCGTTTAATCTAAATTCAAAGTCAGGTTCGTCTCCAAATGGTAGAATAAAACGAGCAATCACAGTGAATATTATAAAAAATATACTACATATTAATCCAAATTTAGAAATACTAAGTTTTGAAAACGAAAAAACCTCCACCATGATTGACTTTATCCCATTATATTTATTAATTGTACAGCAGATATTTTCCAATCAAAATTTTTTACAGTATTTAGACCGTTTTCTACCAGCTGATTTCGCAACTTATGATCATTAATTAATAAATCAAGTTGGTTAATCATTTGTGCCATGTTTTTAGGTTTATACATAAGACAATTAAACCCATCATTAGCATATTCATTAACCCCCCCACTATCTGAAATTATACAAGCGCAACCACATGCCATTGCCTCGAGCGGTGGCAAACCGAATCCTTCAAACCAAGAGGTTGAAATGAATATATGTGATAAATTCATATAATGGGCAATTTCTTGATCACTTTTCGGTTTAATCAACTTAACTTTCGATAGATCAAAGTCAGACAAATCATCATGTGAGATGACATAAACATTGTCTATACCAGATATTTTACCTTGATTATAAGTTTCAATAAACTCTTTAAATCCTTTCCAAGGATGCTTCCTAGCCACTATACATAGATTAATCTGTTGATTGGTTCTAATATCCTTATTAAAAAAAACGTTATGATCTAGTGCTGGATGTATTAATTTGAATGGCACATCTTTCCGGTTAGAAACTTCTAAAAAATGCTCATATGTATCAAATGAATTAAAGAGATAACTAACTTTTGCACCATAAGAATATTTGGTTAATTTTTTATAAATATTAAGTATGAATCTTTTTTTAAGAATATAAAGATCATCAAAAATACGATAATCATCAACTTGTACATATCTATAAACTACCTTTGCCTTTATTGAACTTGCAAATAAAGATATTAACGGATCGCTGACAATTACAATAAAATCTTTATAATGATCATTAATAAACTGTATAGCTTTAAATAAATTTGCTAGTTTGTCCTTTCTACTATTTGAATAATCTCCTATCTTAACAAATTCAACCGCATCAGAGACAGTAAAAGTATTCAAATCTGTAGAATTATTGGGATAAACGACTTTAACTTGGTAGCCCTTAGTGACTAGTTGGTTCGAAAGTTCAAGAGTAACTCGATTTCCACCACCAGTCTTTAATGATGGCATTAAAAAAATAACATTCTTTATCATAGCTTTGAATTAAATCCTCTTATATTTTTATAAGTAATCCGACAGAATTAAATTATTAAATACCTAAATGGCCTAAAGTTCAAAATTAATGTTAAGCCGATATTAGCAAATACACGATTTACCCCATAGCGAAGTGAATCGAAATCAAAATAATCACAAGGTCTTAACCAACCTTGTTTTACCTCCTTCCACAACCGCTCAATGATATTAAGCTGTGGGCTATAAGGAGGCAGATAAAAGATAAACAAGCCACGCTGTTGCCAAATTTTTAGACGCTTTTGAATGACTTTAGCAGTATGGACTTTAGCGTTATCTAACACAACTACCGTGTATTTGCTGATTGTCAATGATAGCTCGTCGATAAAGCTGAGAATATCACTGGCGGTCATATTATTTTCGCTTAATCGGTAATGAAACTGCATAGTTCTTGAGAGCAGACCAAAACAGTTAATGCCTTTACCCCGTTGTACAGGTATACTGATATTTTCATCCTTATGTTGCCAACCATACGGTACATAGCCTGTTTGACTAATCTTGGTTTCATCACCGTAATATAGGTCGATGTCGCCGTTTTGGCTTAAGCTTTCAAGTACGTCAAGTTGCTGTTTTTTAAGTTGATAAATCTCTGGGTGGCATTGTCCTTTTAATCGCATTCGGATACGTTTGTAGGTGTAGCCAATACTTTTAAAAAACGCTCAAGGGTACGTTGGCTAAATTGTTTGCCTGTTTGCTCAGTGAGTTCATCCATGATAATTTTGACTCGTTGGCGTTCTTGGCTGATACAGTCTTTGACAATTTGTTCATGCTCGTGGGTTAGTATGGCTTTTCTGCCTTGCCCTGGTTTGGTTTGGTTTGTAATCCGTCTATCCCATGCTCACGGTAGCGTTTAACCCAGTTATAGACTTGAATGTTGGTATCCAATATGTCGGCTATTTCTTGGGCTTTGTAGCCTTGGCTTTTGAATAGGATGAGATGACAACGCTGTCGATATACGGCTGTTTCGCCTATTTTGTAACCTTGCTCAAGTGCTTGTTTTTAAACTTCTGTAAGTTCAATGGTGCTAATTTTCATAGCATTTTAATGCTATGAAAGTTAGTTAGTATTATCATAACATTATTTTGTCGGAGTACTTATAATAAATAAATAGATATAGTGCCATCTGCATAAATGTTTTACTAATAATAATACTAATTTGCAAATCATAACATCCGTATTGTAGTGGATTATTTTAAGTTTATAACCTTTCTACATCTAATATTTCAATCCATAGATTGATGATATATTCAATTTTATAATATTGAGAATTATTTTTTGCAGCATCTGAAATTTGTTCATAATTATATGACGATAGGCGAGTCGCCTCATATAGTTTTTTTGCTAAAAGTTTAGTATTTAATGGTTGGACCAGATAACCATTAATATTATGTTCAATAAGCTCACTTGGACCAGTATCACAATCAAAGCTTATAATAGGTAAACCATAAGCTTGTGCTTCCAATAATACCATTGGTAAACCTTCAAATCGGGAACTCATGCAAAAAAATGAACTTGTTTTATAGTAATATTCGATACTTTTAGTGGCTTTTATAAACTCTATCCTATCACTAATTTTTAAATTTTTCGCCTTTAACTTTAATGAACTTTCTTCTTTTCCTTGACCTATAATTCGTAATATCCATTCACTATCTTTCTTGCAAAAATCTGCCCAAGCATCTAATAATAAATCAAAACCCTTTTGATAAGTTAACCTACCTACTGCTAGAATCCTTTTATGAGACATACTAGCCATATTCTCATTAATTTCATAGGTAACTGGATTAGCTATAGGTACTATTTTGGCATTTACTACTTTTAAACCCTCTTCCCATAGGTATTTATCACGTTTTGTTAAAGTTACTATATAATTACAATACCTTGCTGCCCATCTCCGTGCTAAATATGTAAGTTTAGTATTAAAATTTACTTTAAAATTGAAATGTTCCCAACAAATATGTTTGATGTTTAATTTAGCTAACGCAGGCACTGTAAATAAACAAAATATGCTGTCTACAACTATTAAAGTATCAATTTTATTTAATATGACAAAGTTCCTTAAAAGCCAAATAGTTTTAAAAGAATTTGTAAAAATTTTTCTTAATGGTATGTTGTTTGGATATAATGAAAAAATTTTTATTGAATCATTCACATTAAAAAAAGGTTTTTGACAATCTGACACACTTAATATAGAAACATTATAGTTATAATTTATTAACTCATTAGAAATTATTGAAGTAACTCTTTCTGTACCTCCTGAATTACTCATATTATTAATCAAAAAACAGATATTTTTCATTATTCATTTCCTATATTTTTTTAATGCCACTTTTGTTTTTAAAGCATTATTTTCATTATATGATAAAAAGTCATTCATTTTTTCAAGATTTTTCGACGATGAATAAGTTGTACTTTGTGCACGATAACTATGGTCCACTGGTGTAAGATCAACTATACCAATTTTAAAATTATTTTTCTGTGC is a window encoding:
- a CDS encoding helix-turn-helix domain-containing protein; this translates as MGETAVYRQRCHLILFKSQGYKAQEIADILDTNIQVYNWVKRYREHGIDGLQTKPNQGKAEKPY
- a CDS encoding IS630 family transposase; the encoded protein is MRLKGQCHPEIYQLKKQQLDVLESLSQNGDIDLYYGDETKISQTGYVPYGWQHKDENISIPVQRGKGINCFGLLSRTMQFHYRLSENNMTASDILSFIDELSLTISKYTVVVLDNAKVHTAKVIQKRLKIWQQRGLFIFYLPPYSPQLNIIERLWKEVKQGWLRPCDYFDFDSLRYGVNRVFANIGLTLILNFRPFRYLII
- a CDS encoding glycosyltransferase family 4 protein, which gives rise to MIKNVIFLMPSLKTGGGNRVTLELSNQLVTKGYQVKVVYPNNSTDLNTFTVSDAVEFVKIGDYSNSRKDKLANLFKAIQFINDHYKDFIVIVSDPLISLFASSIKAKVVYRYVQVDDYRIFDDLYILKKRFILNIYKKLTKYSYGAKVSYLFNSFDTYEHFLEVSNRKDVPFKLIHPALDHNVFFNKDIRTNQQINLCIVARKHPWKGFKEFIETYNQGKISGIDNVYVISHDDLSDFDLSKVKLIKPKSDQEIAHYMNLSHIFISTSWFEGFGLPPLEAMACGCACIISDSGGVNEYANDGFNCLMYKPKNMAQMINQLDLLINDHKLRNQLVENGLNTVKNFDWKISAVQLINIMG
- a CDS encoding capsule assembly Wzi family protein; amino-acid sequence: MQLNNIKFLKLPLAISVALLCSFSAHADQLVQIDSDLRQTLEVLKLNGVLNVDISTWPISSEAIETALSQAQPKSDNDKLLLNQVKQKLEANDVSKLQIVSNVNGDERAVFSGFNTEGNTVTPLGVSFSHSYVGDNIDYKIQGTLNVDDDEPSKTSNLDGSYIGTKLGNHRIAFGSIPVWWGNGVDGSLIRSDAARPVTGFLMQRANNTPINFPVLSKLGNFNYQITAGQLQDYQAVPDAKLIGMRASFQPHEAFQIGASRTITWGGDGRDESLKSFGKALTGKYDNPDNAENDISNQIAGIDAQLNLKPIVNLPMSLYGEFIGEDEAGGLPSKHAYLAGLKGTIPLFQQPWLWHAEWANTYYDLDKSGVMYNHHVFTDGYYQKGLPLGHPIGGDGEIISVGLSGHIDANNQLGFKYANAKVNQSNQLINSAFATKQDLDIVEADWKHKYNDKTSVKLGVWGKKDSISDDKDAGGNFMVEYTF
- a CDS encoding NAD-dependent epimerase/dehydratase family protein — encoded protein: MRIIFTGLTGFVGKNLRQHLISKSNKVIPLSLRSGDYQLDNTADAIIHLAGKAHDTKNSSDDNEYYRVNTDLTIALFDKFLQSDIKDFIFFSSVKAAADSVEGTLTEDSKANPQTAYGKSKLKAETYLLSKQLPSNKRLIIIRPCMIHGEGNKGNLNLLYQVVKYNVPWILAAYENRRSFISIDNLNYVVYEILNHPKIPSGIYNIADDKPMSTNGLISLIAESINKKPRLLKIPKFAISQMAKIGDKAHLPLNTERLQKLTESYVVSNQKIKQSLGIDTLPLTVEQGLTKTIKSFDK
- a CDS encoding glycosyltransferase, with product MIIASIVIYKHEQNDVMPTIESLLRIKAIDKVVLVDNSSDCNWANLLSNSRIHYLESGGNYGFGSGHNLAIRKYGSQSQYFLICNPDIKFEESEFIKFLNFVKEQDQGLFIPKIVYENGEDQYGARLLPSPLDLFVRRFSPKLGEFLDKKYLLKDFDIDKPIFAPYLSGCFMLFKSQALINLGGFDERFFMYMEDVDLSRRCAKKFGTLYYPNAQITHKHEKASAKNFKLFKEHIKSTVQYYNKWGWIFDRERMTLNKRSLGQFK
- a CDS encoding sugar transferase, coding for MIRVLDFLFALIGLIVTLPLLIIVLVIGYFDTGSPLFIQERVGKNKTPFKLIKFRTMKIATKSVASHLVDSSAITPLGKFLRKTKLDELPQLINVLKGEMSFVGPRPNLFNQQELIAERDKLGIYEVLPGITGLAQINNIDMSTPKLLAETDKEMIKTLSLKKYFGYIMKTALGKGSGDAVKQYKIS
- a CDS encoding glycosyltransferase family 4 protein, coding for MKNICFLINNMSNSGGTERVTSIISNELINYNYNVSILSVSDCQKPFFNVNDSIKIFSLYPNNIPLRKIFTNSFKTIWLLRNFVILNKIDTLIVVDSIFCLFTVPALAKLNIKHICWEHFNFKVNFNTKLTYLARRWAARYCNYIVTLTKRDKYLWEEGLKVVNAKIVPIANPVTYEINENMASMSHKRILAVGRLTYQKGFDLLLDAWADFCKKDSEWILRIIGQGKEESSLKLKAKNLKISDRIEFIKATKSIEYYYKTSSFFCMSSRFEGLPMVLLEAQAYGLPIISFDCDTGPSELIEHNINGYLVQPLNTKLLAKKLYEATRLSSYNYEQISDAAKNNSQYYKIEYIINLWIEILDVERL